DNA sequence from the Maridesulfovibrio frigidus DSM 17176 genome:
AGAAACTGTTTGAATCACCGCCCAAACAAACAGCTCCGGCCATGTCGGACCCTATGCAAGAAAGTTCAAGTGGTTGTTTAAGAAAGCTATCATCAGGTGCGTTGGCGTAATCAGCTGTAACTATAGCGGCCTCCATGTTTACCGGCTCCTGATTCCGCATTTCACCGGATACCCATTCACTTCTCAAAGAAAAATCAGAACCATCCCATTGGTTGATTATGGTCTGTGTTCCTGCCGGATATGCAACGTGAAGAAGCCTGCCTTCCGGCTCAACTGTCAGAGCGGTGCAATGGAATCCAAGCTTGGTGAGCAGCTTTGATAATGGATCAAAAACAAACCCTGCTCCTGGTTTATGGAAGCAGATATACTGCCCGGCATGCCAGACTCCGTTAAAGGAATCAGGATTCAATTCTCTCCAGTCTTTTTCTGAGAAAATTCCAGCGGTGATGTTTTGAGGAGCACTACCCGGTTGAACCAGATACAGCCCGTTGAGACTTGGGAAAATCACACCAAAAGGAGACGCCACAACTCCAGCTGCAGAAGTGCAAGGAAGATAGCCGTCCAAGCGATTCGGAACGGACATAGAAGGATCATCAACTGTGATGGTATGGACATTTGCACGGGTGAGAATCACCAGCGTGTTTCCGGTTGACTCCATGGCTACGATTTCGTGCGGAACTGACATGCCATATGAATCCGGCCAAGCATGAGGATATCCAGGTTCTGATAGGAAAACCTCGTTCCCTTTGAATCCTGCAAACATGTTGCCCGGTAGAGAAGTCAGCCCCTGAAGCTTTTGCGGAGCCGGTTCCCAGTACCGCGAAACCAGAACTTCGGCTGTATCCGAATCTGGTACGGAATCAGCAAAGCTTGCGGTTCCAGCTTCAAACTCTGTTACAAACTGAAACTCAGCACTTTCAGTACCGGCAACAGTCCGATAAATCCGTATCAATGATATAGGCCGAAAACCTTCTGCGACGCTGTTCAACCCCGAAACATTGACTGTCTGCCCTTCTTGTACGTCCACAACAGCAGATGGAGCGGACGGCGGTCCCTCTTCGCCCAGATCGGAAACAAGCGTGTACACATAAACACGGGAAACGATATCCGTATCTTCAATGCCAGTACCGGAAACAGTTACTAAGGGAACAGAATCCGGAGATGGAACACCCAGAGAATAGCGATTCTTAATGCTGCTATTTTCAAGCTCATCATCATTGCAAAACAGAAACGCGCCCTCATCATCAGTGCCGTAAACCCGTTCTTTCTGATCACCAGCAATAGGACCGTCACGCAGGATCACACGGCCAACCCATGACAGCCACTTGTCCTGATAACGGTAAATAGTACCTGCCGCGCCCTGTATGCTGTCCACTTTCAGCAAGCCGCCAAGAGGACGAATCTCGCCGGATTCAAGCAGACAGTTTACAGCAGTTTCAGCCTGCCCAGGCTCCAGGAGGTGAGAAGCAAGGGCAGGCTTCATGCCGGAAAAGACAGTAACTTCAAACATGTTTACTCTGTCAGCCCGAGAAGAGTTAGAGCGGCTTCGCGGCCGTACTGAATTGTCAGGGATGCTATTTTAAATTCTTCAAGAGTAGTAGCGTTACGAAGAGCTTCCCTTGAATCTTCACTGACTAGACTGAGATCAAATTCGGAAGCAGGACGTGCAGCAACTTCTTCCCAGAGCGCAGCTCCGCCAGGCTGATCGTCAACTTTAACAACTGGCATTTAAACACCCTCCTCGGTATAAATCTTAGTAGCTTTTACGCGCAGAGAATCAGCCCCTACTACTTTCAAGGCCAGACGCTTTGCAGCAGGATCGGATATATCAACCTTGGTTCCTGTGAACTTTAAGGCTGAACCGTTTATGACGTAGGATTCAATTGCGGCAGATATGGAGAAGCAATCTGGGAGAGCTACGGTTGTTGGGATATTTGCGAGTGGTGTGGCGAGGTTTACGATGGTTTTGATGCCATCAGCACCACGTTCTTGATACCCGCACTGCGGCCTTTCATTACTAAGTGGATACTCTCTTGTTGTGCCTACAGCATCGGATATATATCCGTTAACCACCCATACTGAACCGCCTTGTGCGTATGGAATGGTTCCCGAGGTAATAAGAGTTCCTACATAAAAATCTCCAACACCTGGTACGGTATATGAGTGATCAACAAAAACAAATCCATCCGCACTAGGAATAACTCCAGTGCGCGAAACTAAGGTGAATGTTGTGCCACCATCATGTCTAAACACCGCACAGGCAACAACTGCGTCAGAGGTAAGTTTTGCACCGAGAGCTGTAAGACTTGTACCATTCGGGACTTTATCTTGGCAGATGGTAGTCCTATTAGCGAATCCGGCAGAGGAAGCAGTCGTTTCATCACTCTTCCACTCTGTGACAAGTCCATTTGTGACCTCTTCACTCACACTATCAACCGCAACAACCTGACCGTCACACCTGATACTTTTATGAATGGAACCATCAGTGTAGATCTTGTCTTTGAGCGAAGTGTCGGAAGTCAGAACGATGGAAGAGGTTGTTGAGCCTTCACCTAGAGTCAGAGCGGTTTCCGGATTAATGGGTTCATCCGTTGCACCGATTCCAATGGTTGCCCCAACGGCTGGTTTTTTGAAAGCTTTTGTCGGAAGCAAAAAGAGATTAATTGCTATTTCGTAATCGGTGGAACCAAAAGTATACCCTGTATTGAGAGTCGTGTTAACCCAAGGCCCAACGACAGTAATAGTACTGCCAGTTGCTCCGCCAGTTGCCGAAGAAGTATAACCCGTAACATCCCCATGAGCTGCGGATGGAGCTGTAGATATGTAACCACCAGCACCAGATCCTCCGACACCAATTATATATTCTTTTCCGGCTTCAGTAAGAGCAGGTGTAATTAAGGCAACTTTATTTTCTCCGGCAACAAAAAGAACAGGAAGCGTCTGCCCTACTATTTTGAATTCAGTCTCATTAATTTTTTCAAATAGAAATAGTGATGCAGTTTGAGTCCCAGTATTAGTATGGTCTGGAGCTTGCCTTAGATTTAGATGAGTTACAGCCACTCCTGTTTGAACCAAGTCCCCACCAATCCATATTGGATTAACATATTGATATGAGTGAAGATCAGACTGAGGTATTAGCTCATTTGAAGTATTTCCTTCAGTAACTACCCCGGCAGCGCACTCCACTTGCGCCCCATCAGCAAGAACAAAGACCAGCTCATCACCTTCAGCAACTTCCTGTGGTGTCACTATTTTATTCGGATCAGTACCTTCAAGCAGCTCAAGCTCCGAACCCGTAATTTCAAACTCAGCCCTACCGCTTAAAATAGACCTCCCGCTTGGATTATTCAGTCCAATAGTACAAGCCGGAAGCTTCGCACCATCACCATTTACATCCGCACCTGGGTAACCTTCTTGAGTATCGGCATAAGCCAGAGTAACGCCTGCGCTGATCCCCACGTAACGGGCTGACAAAGTGATCACATTGGAAAGATCGGACAGAATCAGGGACATTTGAGCAGCGCGGCAGGAAATAGGCCCGATCGCTTGCGGGGAATTTTCCTCTGCAATCACCGGCACACGTAATTTAAAATTAAGCCCTATGCGTTCAAAATCCGTGACATTATCCGGCAGAGAAAATTGAAATTCAGTTAAATCCGGATATGCATTACCGGCAACAGGATGGCTGATTGTTCCATGTACCAATGTTCCGCCATCCACTTCTAAAGCTTCCATTGTAATTACGGGAACCGGAGTCATGTACCCGAGCAGTTCTTCATTTGAGAGAGTACGTTTGGCCAGTGCGTCCGGATCAAGACCTGCTTCAATGTGACTGAGCGGATCCGGCACAACCATTTCAATTACTTTTACAGTGGTCTTATCATCCGCGAAAATGGCAGATTCTACAAAACCGACTGACAAGTTCGGGTAAGATTTGATTGCTCTGTTTGTTTTGAAAAAGTCCGTGTAATCACCGGCTACTGAAAAATGAGTCGAATCAATAAACTGCGGAATCACGGCTTCTCCGCTCTGATCCTTGGGACGCATCCAGCATTCACTGGCCATCTCTTCCCAAGTCGCAGCGGTCATCCTTAAATGGATACGGCTTTCTACAGGGAACGGCATAGCAGTAACGGACTCTTCGCCACGGGAGACAGTCAGCACGTTCCCGTTACGAGCCGTCACGTTAATCCATTCAACCGCACTCGTTGCAGGATTCACCAGCGCACATCTAAAATGATCGCCAGCAAGCAAGCTTGGAAACAGATCAGCATGATCGGCGGGAATCGTGATTTCCGTTGCTGTATCCGAGATAGCGGAAGTGATGAAACTCTCCGCCAGATTTTTAAGACTTATCATAAACTCTTCCCCTCAAAAGTAATTGCCGGCCCGATCCCCTGCCGCTTAACCAGCGAATCTGAGAAAGCAGAACTGACAGAATAAATATCTCCGATCTTCATCAGAGTATGGACGGACTGCGTTGAAATGGATGATTCACTTTCACAATGACCAGTATCAAAAAGTTCAAGTGATCCTGTAAGTTCTGTAGTTGAACGACTCATAGCCTTGCCCGAACCTTCAGCTTCAAAATGGCAGAAACCACCCCCGAAACTGAACTCAGCAACACCATGGCCGCCTATGCATCCAGACAGAATCAAAACTAACCGTCCTCAATAGAAAGGGTTTCAAGACGCACATGGAAGGTGTCACCCATGTAAACAAGGCGGCCCAGCTCCAACTGCCCAAAATACAAAACATTGCCATCAGAGAACGAATCCATGACAGCGAAATGCGAGACAAAACCGGCATCATCAGTGAATTGAGGGAAGCGGATTTCATCACTGTTTAGAAGCTTGCCGTTAACTGGTTCAGTTCCGAAAATGATCTGCTGCCGTTCGTAGTTTGAATCAAACGAAAGTTCCTTAGCTCCGACCAGATCGCCCATACGCAGAGCGGCCAGAATAGCCCCGTTCTTTTGAAGTTTCACAGCTTCGGAATCTGTCTCGATAATTCCAGAACAAAAAAGAGCCAGA
Encoded proteins:
- a CDS encoding phage tail fiber protein, producing MDTCKSTYLKDKLAGHVLKGVVYQPPEKVYLALFCSGIIETDSEAVKLQKNGAILAALRMGDLVGAKELSFDSNYERQQIIFGTEPVNGKLLNSDEIRFPQFTDDAGFVSHFAVMDSFSDGNVLYFGQLELGRLVYMGDTFHVRLETLSIEDG